The genomic DNA TGCTTTGATAGATTAATAGGTTCATTTACATTTTTAAATATGTTATATTCCACTCTTAGGTCAGCTTCTGTTCCAGCAAGGATACAATAATCATTTCCTTCGCTTGTATAGAGATTATTAACTACATGGACTTGTCCAAATCTAACACGGGGCATACGAGAATCGACGCCATTCGTCCACCAGTTGTAAATCATTGTCGTTTTTAGTTTTCCTCTATCTGCAATTTTCTCATCAGAATTGCCAATAAGTGTGCAAAGTTTATGATTTATTGATGCTGACGTATAGTAAAATTTGCACCATGATACAGTTACATAGTTTGAACCGTTGACGATATCGATATTACCATCCTGTCCATCATAAACATCCAGATGGTCTAACCATATGTTTGTTGAGTTATCAACTGTTATGCAGTCTGGACCGTTGACATCGATAGCACCTGGACCTTCTATTATTAAGTTTCGGATGATAACATTCTGTGCATCCTTTATATAAAAACTTCCCTTTAAGAGTGCTCCATTTTGACCTATAATTGTTTTATTTGAGTTTACCTGTATTTTTGTAGATAGTCCCTCGCCAATAGTCCCATTAATTATTATCGTTTTTGGTTCTGGAGTGGAGAGATGTTTTTGAAGGTCTTCTAATGTTGTGATTGTTATTGGCTGAGTATTGTTTCCACCTGTTGTCCCGTTATTTTGTGAAGCCCAACCTGGAGGCGATGATAGGTACACAAGGTGCTCATATTGGCACCCTTGTGAATTTGTTAAGGTGAATAAAATTAGTACTGATGTAGAAAGTATTTTAAACATGTTTTAATTCCCTAATCATTTTTATAACGATTAGATTATGAAAAATATATTTGTTTTAATTATAGAAGATATGTTTCTTTTTTATCATACGTATCACTCTATAAGAAATAGTAATCAGCAAACGGAGTGTTGTTTTTGGATAGTGACATGTATAAAAAGTATAATGTAGAACATTTGATTTAGATTAATAACGACAGGAAATGAATATGCGACTGTCCGAACTATATCACAGCAACAAACCAGTTGTATCTTTTGAGCTATTTCCTCCAAAAACATGGCAGGGAATTGCAGAATTATATGAGCATTTTCGGGAATTGATGAAGTGTAAGCCCGGATTCGTTACATGTACTTATGGTGCTGGTGGAACTGCTTCACTTGAAGAAGCACAGAATCGGACGTTAGAAGTCTTACGTTGGGTTCATGGTGATTATCCGGAGGTACCCATTGTTTCACATCTAACATGTGTAAATGCAACAAAAACAGATTTGGTAAATTATCTTTATAAAGCAAAAGAGTTAGGTGTATCAGGTATTGTTGCCTTGCGAGGGGATGCTCCTGGGAATGTTCGGCCATTTATTCCCAAACCTGGTGGTTTTAAGTATGCGGTGGAATTGGTTCGGCTTATTAAGGCTGAATATCCTGAGTTTTGTATCCTTGTTGCGGGCTATCCTGAAAAACATCCAGAAGCAATTAGTTTCGAGGAAGATATACAGCATCTTAAAGAGAAAGTAGATGCAGGTGGTGAAGTTATCTTGACGCAACTGTTTTATAACAATGAGAATTTCTATCGATTTCGTGACCTTTGTGAAAAGGTAAAAATAGATGTGCCTATTGTTCCTGGGATTTTACCTGTGACTAATTTAGCTCAGGTTCGTAGAATTACATCGTTGTGTGGGGCGCAACTTAATCCTGTATTACTGGAACGATTAGAGAAGCATGAAAAGGATGAGGAAGGACAATTTTCTGTGGGTGTCTATTATGCGGGGAGGCAAATAGAAGATTTGCTTGAACATGGTGTTCCAGGAATACATTTTTATGTTTTAAATAAATCTCGTGCGGCGATGCATATTTGCCGTGCTTTAACGTTATAACCAATGTAAGGGATAAAGGGAAAACAGATGTCAAAAATATCAAAGCGAATATACCGCTTATCCAATAAGCATCTTTTAAGGCGACGTGATTTTATATTAAGTTCTCTTCTTTTTTCTATAGGAGGGAAAATTGTTTTCAGCGAAAACAGGGAAGATAAGAAATATGGGTGGAATACATATTTAAATTATGAGTCATTTAATGATGAGAAAACAGGTGCTACAATTTATAGACTTATTACAGGACCTTCAAAAAATAGCACTATTTATCAGACACATCCTATGTGGGGCATAAATAATAAACATTTTTATTTTTATTCTGACCGTACTAATGGGAAGATGCAACTTCACCGATTAGATATAGCCTCAAAAGAAATAATACCTGTATTTGAGAACAATGTTGATGATTTTTGTTTGACATGGAAATCAGAGCAGATTTTTTTTATTAAAGAGCATAAGGTGGTTAAACAGGATGTTTTGGGGAAGCAAACAGAAGTAGGTTTTATACCAGAATCTTTTGGCGGTGCAATCGGTGGAACTGCTGTTTCTTCTGATGACGGTTGGTTTTATTGTGGTACTTACAAAGATGGCGAAGAACACCGTATTTTGCGTAGGTTGAAATTGCAAGATGGGACATGGGAAGAATGTGTACGTGTCCCCTTCACAATAGGACATATCCAGACTAATTATTGGAATCCTGAACTTATTATGTTTTGTTGGGAGACAGGTGGAGATAGCCCACAGCGAACATGGTGCTGGTCAGAAAAAACAAAGGAAGCGGAGCCTTTTTTTGTGGAGCATGATGACCTATGGGTTACACATGAGGTTTGGTGGGGGGCAAATTGTGCTCTGTTTACTATCTGGCCTTATGATGAAAAGCATAAGAAATTACCACATGGCGTCGCAGAGACGAATAAGAAAAAAGGGGCAAAAGGGAAAATGAATGTTCTTGCGACATATCCTGCATGGCATACTCATGGTAGTCGTGATTATCAATGGGTTTTAGGAGATGATTTTGAGCGAAATATCTGGCTTATATCTCCTCAAAAAAAAGAACGGAGACTTTTAGTGACAGGTAAGATTTCTAATGATTTAAAAGTTCACCCACATGCATCATTTTTACCAGACAGTTCTGGTATTGTATTTAATTCTTCTCGGTTTGGTTATGAGGAAATTCATTTAGTCTTGCTTCCTGAGAAGTATGACAGTTTACCATTGGCAAAAAATGAGGTTTACGATTAGGGATAGGCAATTTATGAATCTTCTTTTGTGAGTTTATTTTAGGATAGAAACTTCCCCAGATACTTCTTTTGAGCAATATGGACCATCAATATATATTGTTTTGAATAATTTTATCTCTTCTTTTTTATCAGAAAATAAGAATTCACGAATATCTTCCAATGATGAAAAAGAAAGTTGAGGGACAAGTCCATGACGAATTAATTCAGATGGAAAACGATGCATTGACCATACAAGGATAAAGTTGGAAGAATCAACTGCTATTTCAGGTAAACATAATTCAATCCATTGGTCTTTAAAAACGGGTGTAGTAATGATTTGAGGTTTTGTGTTCTTATATGGGCAAATTAGGTATATATGAATTTCAGAGGTTGATGAAAATCTATTGCCAGCTCGTATGAACCATGTATATTCCGTATGTTCTTTAAAAGTGGTTGGCTGTAAATAGAAACTCATCTCAGGAACTTCTGTAGCGAAAGTAACATTGTTGTTATTATCAACTGGAATGGGTTCTTTTACCTGAAAAAAACGATGTACTATAAGTTCATTTTTCCATTGAATTAATCCTGCCAACGCAATATATGCAATGATTAGCATTGCAAAGAACCAAAACATGGAAAACCATCTCGAATTTGCTTTTCCATAAATAGATGCGAATAAAACAATTAATTTTAAAAAAAGATGTGTTCCTAAAAATATACCTAAAAAGGCAAATGGGATTAGTTGTGTTGGAACATTCGGGATATGAGAAATATACCCTGTAATATGAGCGATAAGAATAAAACATGGTAAAAAGGAAAGTATATCTATTACTGTGGTGAGATTGAGTGGTGCGGAGAAGAGCAGTTGAATCATGGCTCTAAACAAAAATTGGAAAACACAAAATGTTGCCATTAAAGTAATGTATACCCAAAATGTATTTCCTATCTCTAAAGGTAGGAATCCTAACATGTAAATGATAGGTTCTAAATACAATGCAAATATATAAGAGGCAACGATAACAATGAAGAAATGTGTTATTTGAAGAAATATACAAAAATGTTTCATTTATTTTTTGAAACCAAATATTTTTATGTTAATTCTAATTTAAAAATAATATTAATTTTTTATTGTTTTTTTTCTTGACATTTATGATAAAATGTTATAAACTATATATATTGAATTACAAGTTAAGGATTTATTTGGGCATAATATATATTAAAAAATTGTCATAAATGTAAAATAAGATAGAAACGGGATTTGAGATATGGCTAAGATACGTAAAGAGGAAACAAAATTAAAAGAGATGAAACATTATGAAGAAGTAGAAGTAAAAGACTATAATGACGAGGCTTTATTAACGCATGGAGAACGAGTTCGTCGGGGACAAATTTCGTCTGTTCAGCAGGGAAGATATGGGACAGGTCCAGCTCCTTATGGTTATCGTAGAGGTGAAAAGGGAGAGAAGCCATTGGTGATTGATGATTATGAAGCTGAAATTGTACGTATGATTTTTCGCGAATACATACGGACGCACAGTACAGGAAGGGTTGTTGATTATCTCCATTCAAAAGGGATATTGACACGTCAGGGGAAGAAATGGTCTCGACAAGCTATATCTATAATCCTTTCGAATCGCACGTATCGTGGTCGTGTATGTTTTGGTGGGATTGAGACGGAAGGATTACATGACCCTATTATAGAACCTGCTATGTTTTATAAAGCGAATGCGATTCGCCATAGTAGAAGTCGTAGAAAAGAGGATTAATATTTCAGAGTTTAGCCGTCAAGTCGTTCAGGAAACTTAATATCAGTAGGTGCTTCTGTTATATCTTCGTTATTTTCATGTAAGTCCTCATCATTGTGTGGAGTAGATTCTGCCATTTTTTGCAAATCTGCCTGAGGGATGTCGGGGTCGTAAGGTTCTATTATTTCATTAGATACCTCTGATGACTGTTTTTCTAATTCTTCGCTATCGTAGGAATCGGTCTCTTCTGATGTTATATTCTCAGTTGTTTCTTCTTCTTCTTTTATATCTTCATCTGTCTTTACAGAATGTTCTAAATAACTTGTGGAAGGGTTATACCCTTTTGTTGTATATGAAGTTTCATTTGTCTCTTCTAATATTTCGCGATATACTTCGTTGCCTTTGCGTGATATTTCCTGAATTTCTTTTTCTAACGGTTTTACTTCTTTTGCAATTTCAGTTTTAATTTCATCAAGATATCCTCGCAGGTCACGGAAGGTCCTTATAGCAATTTTTGCAAATTCAGGAAATTTTTCTGGTCCTAAAACAACGAGAGCAATCCCTGCAATGATAATCATCTCTGTAAAACCAATGCCTATCATAGGGATTCTCCTTCTTACGCTGGGTTCGATTGTCTACGCCGAACTAAATATGACGCCCAGATACTTATTTCATATAAAACGGTTAGTGGAACTAACATGATTATCATCGAGATTGGGTCTGGGGGTGTTAAGATAGCCGAAATTACACTAAGGCCAACAATTACATATTTACGGAGCTTACGTAGCGTGTCTGGGTTTAATAAATCGAGATAGACCAAAGCAAGAATAACCATAGGGAATTGAAATGCTAAAGCGAATCCAAATAAGAGTAGGACAATGATAGATATTGTTTCGTTTGCCCTTAATTGAATTTCCCAGCCTGTAGGGATCCATTGAAGTAAGTACGGGATAACCAGTGGAATAACTCCGAAATAAGCCACGATGACACCAATAATACCTAATGAACTGCATCCGAATAGGATTATTTTTACTAAGTGTCGTTCATTTGGTTTTAGACCAGGGAAGATAAAAGCACATGCTTGCCATAATACATAGGGCAAAGCCAATATGAGTCCTCCATAACCTGCAACTTTGAATTTTAATATTACAATTTCAAAAGGATTTAAGACGACCCATGGTATTTTATTTGATTCAGACTTCTTCTCGGTTGCTTCGTTTTTTTCATTTGTATCTGTCGGGTCATGTGCTGAATCTTTGTCATTTGAAAAGACGACGATTCCCAAATCTTGTAAAAGAGTCAATGGTTTTTGTAAGCCCAATAAGATTTGGTTTGAGAAAATATAGCAAACTATCATCGCAATAATCACAGCAATTCCCGAATGGATAATTCGCATCCTCAATTCGGCGAGATGCTCTGTAAAAGTCATACGTTTATCGTCGTCCCACATGGGCAATGCCTTTCCATTCCAAGGAATTAAAAATTAAGTTTATATCTGCAGTTTACTTTATTTTACCAAACAAGAACCCCTATAAACATTTATGAATGAGAGGTCATAGAAGTAAAAAACGGTATTGTTAGTTATAGTTTGTATTATTGACCGGCGAGACTCTTGAATGAGTTTAACCAAAGAGTAGCTATACCAAATGGGTCTATAATGTAGATTGCAATAAGTCCAGCAATAACTGCACCTATAATAAGGAACGTTTTTTGGTTATCTGACAAACCACCAGCTCCTGCCATTAGTCCACCTTCGCCAGCCATCATAACATTTATTTTTTCACCTGCTTCTGCTCGTGTTTTTTTATCTTCGAGAATACCTAACGTTTCATTAATACTAATAAAGGCACGATGCCACTCTTGTTGCATTTTTTTAACAGATACTTCTGATTGGCTATAAATAGCTTCTAAACTTGTTGCGGCG from Candidatus Hydrogenedens sp. includes the following:
- a CDS encoding pectate lyase translates to MFKILSTSVLILFTLTNSQGCQYEHLVYLSSPPGWASQNNGTTGGNNTQPITITTLEDLQKHLSTPEPKTIIINGTIGEGLSTKIQVNSNKTIIGQNGALLKGSFYIKDAQNVIIRNLIIEGPGAIDVNGPDCITVDNSTNIWLDHLDVYDGQDGNIDIVNGSNYVTVSWCKFYYTSASINHKLCTLIGNSDEKIADRGKLKTTMIYNWWTNGVDSRMPRVRFGQVHVVNNLYTSEGNDYCILAGTEADLRVEYNIFKNVNEPINLSKHNFTAVSVLKNHFVSTSGNTSGKGQAFNPPYHVKIIPLNFLEMLIRKHAGATITDIQKILGTAT
- the metF gene encoding methylenetetrahydrofolate reductase [NAD(P)H], producing MRLSELYHSNKPVVSFELFPPKTWQGIAELYEHFRELMKCKPGFVTCTYGAGGTASLEEAQNRTLEVLRWVHGDYPEVPIVSHLTCVNATKTDLVNYLYKAKELGVSGIVALRGDAPGNVRPFIPKPGGFKYAVELVRLIKAEYPEFCILVAGYPEKHPEAISFEEDIQHLKEKVDAGGEVILTQLFYNNENFYRFRDLCEKVKIDVPIVPGILPVTNLAQVRRITSLCGAQLNPVLLERLEKHEKDEEGQFSVGVYYAGRQIEDLLEHGVPGIHFYVLNKSRAAMHICRALTL
- a CDS encoding recombinase family protein, which produces MAKIRKEETKLKEMKHYEEVEVKDYNDEALLTHGERVRRGQISSVQQGRYGTGPAPYGYRRGEKGEKPLVIDDYEAEIVRMIFREYIRTHSTGRVVDYLHSKGILTRQGKKWSRQAISIILSNRTYRGRVCFGGIETEGLHDPIIEPAMFYKANAIRHSRSRRKED
- the tatB gene encoding Sec-independent protein translocase protein TatB, yielding MIGIGFTEMIIIAGIALVVLGPEKFPEFAKIAIRTFRDLRGYLDEIKTEIAKEVKPLEKEIQEISRKGNEVYREILEETNETSYTTKGYNPSTSYLEHSVKTDEDIKEEEETTENITSEETDSYDSEELEKQSSEVSNEIIEPYDPDIPQADLQKMAESTPHNDEDLHENNEDITEAPTDIKFPERLDG
- the tatC gene encoding twin-arginine translocase subunit TatC, with product MWDDDKRMTFTEHLAELRMRIIHSGIAVIIAMIVCYIFSNQILLGLQKPLTLLQDLGIVVFSNDKDSAHDPTDTNEKNEATEKKSESNKIPWVVLNPFEIVILKFKVAGYGGLILALPYVLWQACAFIFPGLKPNERHLVKIILFGCSSLGIIGVIVAYFGVIPLVIPYLLQWIPTGWEIQLRANETISIIVLLLFGFALAFQFPMVILALVYLDLLNPDTLRKLRKYVIVGLSVISAILTPPDPISMIIMLVPLTVLYEISIWASYLVRRRQSNPA